In the Hordeum vulgare subsp. vulgare chromosome 7H, MorexV3_pseudomolecules_assembly, whole genome shotgun sequence genome, one interval contains:
- the LOC123412384 gene encoding uncharacterized protein LOC123412384, with amino-acid sequence MAVPSSSSLLSLLLLLLLLALPHHRSAAQDHGAAAVNISAVEAAVRDRAFQLLHRTDKLVGVPLTACASACGVVAVQASALRVRSSSLWSDGVNATAADTAGFTVPPRVVPAPFARRVDVVFERFVGNASAALFAAPRGYALAAPVAALLAYDVSAGNNGSRAVALRALGAPVRVDFGDLAPAAAATNGTPPFNATAARCVTFAVDSGKAVATHPMASATACAVTGTGHYGVAVRLQPPPPPPTTVLPPPPPPGAVRERWWAWTVVAGLGGVVAVSFLAVTVAAAVRWSRRRRREEMDVRALAGEELGRMAVRGSRMPAAKMVRTRPELEDGSPLAWRR; translated from the coding sequence ATGGCGgtcccgtcgtcgtcgtccttgttgtcgctgctgctgctgctgctgctcctcgcGCTCCCGCATCATCGCTCCGCGGCCCAGGACCACGGCGCCGCCGCCGTCAACATCTCCGCCGTCGAGGCGGCCGTCCGCGACCGCGCGTTCCAGCTGCTCCACCGCACCGACAAGCTCGTGGGCGTGCCCCTCACGGCCTGCGCGTCGGCGTGCGGCGTCGTCGCGGTCCAGGCCTCGGCGCTGCGCGTGCGCAGCAGCTCCCTCTGGTCCGACGGCGTCAACGCCACCGCCGCTGACACGGCCGGGTTCACCGTGCCGCCGCGCGTCGTGCCGGCCCCGTTCGCCCGCCGCGTCGACGTCGTCTTCGAGCGGTTCGTCGGCAACGCCTCGGCCGCGCTCTTCGCCGCGCCGCGCGGGTACGCGCTGGCCGCCCCGGTCGCCGCGCTGCTCGCGTACGACGTCTCCGCCGGGAACAACGGCAGCCGGGCCGTCGCGCTGCGGGCGCTCGGCGCGCCGGTCCGCGTAGATTTCGGGGACCTCGCGcctgcggcggcggcgacgaacgGGACGCCGCCGTTCAACGCCACGGCGGCCAGGTGCGTAACCTTCGCGGTGGACAGCGGGAAGGCCGTGGCCACGCACCCCATGGCGTCGGCGACCGCGTGCGCGGTGACCGGCACGGGGCACTACGGCGTGGCGGTGCGGCTgcaaccgccaccgccaccgccaacgacagtactgccgccgccgccgccgcccggggCGGTGCGGGAGCGGTGGTGGGCGTGGACGGTGGTGGCTGGCCTGGGCGGGGTGGTGGCGGTGAGTTTCCTGGCGGTCACCGTGGCCGCCGCGGTGCGGTGGAGCAGGAGGCGCAGGAGGGAGGAGATGGATGTGCGGGCGTTGGCCGGGGAGGAGCTGGGGAGGATGGCGGTGCGGGGGAGCAGGATGCCGGCGGCGAAGATGGTGAGGACGCGGCCGGAGCTGGAGGACGGGAGCCCGCTGGCGTGGCGGCGCTAG
- the LOC123408205 gene encoding uncharacterized protein LOC123408205, giving the protein MPQDTPASPTQPPTATPSGTGASGQSPPSPPPHIPVVAGGRAGKVLDEMPPDNPRLVVAGLEPQPRSWADVPPDILGAVAGRLPRAEDRARMRSVCGAWRAAALLHRPPPPPLPLLVHADFAFSGFSPDGAATGARRIPLPGDAAAGDDDDDVRCVGSFEGWLAGVRPNEGRYFGDGECFLVNPFSRDVLRLPPPSASSHFVDARSRSLPIVGGSGVVECTINAAHYVMSFCKVILSSSPHPPGSKCIVAAFSVHRNSAKLALWRHGMASWCVCLGGCISKFSDITFYQGKLYVLSDLTTNLFAVETTDDDDDSGLMVSRVERCAAVLPEVKGSYKQRWNLVEWHGKLLFIARHFLGGGVGWHDICKVGVYMVDLSTRPLRFTEINTLDGDCIFISPCSSKSFHASEYDDGVEGDVIYFVDGHLCHAKNGPPLDKFFMYSLRASTLAPFAADISSEHASRAPDGKPMSPTWLFPSE; this is encoded by the coding sequence ATGCCGCAAGACACGCCGGCCTCCCCAACCCAACCTCCGACGGCAACGCCATCCGGCACAGGGGCCTCAGGTCAGAGCCCGCCCTCCCCACCTCCACACATCCCCGTCGTCGCCGGCGGCCGCGCAGGCAAGGTGCTCGACGAAATGCCCCCTGACAACCCAAGGCTCGTCGTCGCGGGCCTCGAGCCGCAGCCACGATCGTGGGCGGACGTCCCTCCGGACATCCTCGGGGCCGTGGCCGGCCGCCTCCCGCGCGCCGAGGACCGCGCCAGGATGCGCTCCGTCTGCGGCGCCTGGCGCGCCGCGGCGCTCCTccaccgcccgccgccgccgccgctgcccctgCTCGTCCACGCTGACTTCGCGTTCTCCGGCTTCTCCCCCGACGGGGCCGCCACGGGCGCGCGCCGCATCCCGCTGCCCGGGGACGCGGcggccggcgacgacgacgacgacgtccgcTGCGTGGGCTCGTTCGAGGGCTGGCTCGCCGGCGTGCGGCCGAACGAAGGCCGCTACTTTGGCGACGGCGAGTGCTTCTTGGTGAACCCCTTCTCCCGGGACGTGCTCCGTCTCCCGCCTCCTTCCGCGTCCTCCCACTTCGTCGATGCCCGCAGTCGGTCCCTCCCGATCGTCGGCGGCAGCGGCGTGGTCGAGTGCACAATCAACGCCGCACACTACGTCATGTCGTTCTGCAAGGTGATCCTGTCCTCCTCGCCTCATCCTCCTGGGTCCAAATGCATCGTGGCTGCCTTCTCCGTGCACAGAAACTCGGCCAAGCTCGCTCTCTGGCGGCACGGGATGGCGTCGTGGTGCGTGTGCCTCGGTGGCTGCATCAGCAAGTTCAGCGACATCACCTTCTACCAGGGGAAGCTCTATGTCCTCAGCGACCTCACCACAAACCTCTTTGCCGTCGAGACaacagacgacgacgacgactctgGGCTGATGGTTTCTCGCGTCGAGCGTTGTGCGGCCGTGCTGCCCGAGGTCAAGGGCAGCTACAAGCAGAGGTGGAACCTGGTAGAATGGCATGGAAAATTGCTGTTCATCGCCAGACACTTTTTAGGTGGCGGTGTGGGCTGGCACGATATCTGCAAGGTTGGGGTGTATATGGTGGATTTAAGCACGAGACCTCTGCGATTCACCGAGATCAACACCTTGGATGGCGACTGCATCTTCATCAGCCCGTGCAGCAGCAAATCGTTTCATGCGTCGGAGTATGATGACGGGGTGGAAGGCGATGTCATCTACTTCGTCGATGGCCATCTCTGCCATGCTAAAAATGGTCCCCCACTCGATAAGTTCTTCATGTACAGTTTGAGAGCTAGCACATTGGCACCATTTGCTGCAGACATATCATCGGAGCACGCCTCTCGGGCACCAGATGGCAAGCCGATGAGTCCAACATGGTTGTTTCCTTCTGAATGA